GGGAGTGTGCTGTTTTAGTTTTAACTAATTTTGCTTTTAAAAGTTAAGCTTAATTTATTTTGTTAAACAGAAAACAAGTTGCAGCTATAAGTAACAAGGATAAAATAGACTTTGTAATTTTGAGTAATGGCCTTAAATTTTAAAATTTTTCGCGATTTAGTTTTCAAGCTAATCCTGATTTTATTTGCATTAAGCATTTTGTGGGTTTTGGTATACAAATGGTTTACGCCGCCCGTTACCCTGCACATGATTGAGCGGCGCGCCAAAGCCGCCCAGGCAAAAAAAGCTAACCCGCGTATTCGCTACAATTTTGTAAACCTGGAAGACGTAGCCCCAAACGTGCCTTTAGCCATTATGGCAGCCGAAGATCAGTTATTTATGACTCACGACGGCTTTGACTATAAAGCTATGAAAGGGGCTTTTCAGAAAAACCAGAAAAGCAAGAAAATTGTGGGCGGCAGTACCATTAGTCAGCAAGTAGCGAAAAATGTTTTTTTATGGCACGGCCGCAGCTACATCCGGAAGTTGGTGGAAGCTTACTTTACCATGTTGATTGAAATTTTCTGGAGCAAGCACCGGATAATGGAAGTGTACATTAATATTGCTGAAACCGGCGATCAGGTATTTGGGGTAGAAGCGGCGGCCCAAAAATATTTTAATACTTCGGCCAAAAACTTAACGGCTTCGCAAGCGGCTTTAATTGCCTCGGTGTTGCCCAACCCCATCCGTTTTTCTGTAAAAAATCCGTCGGCTTTTACTTTAAAAAAGCGGCGGGTAATACTACGCAACATGCGCCAAATGGGCGGCACCACCAGTGTTAAGCTACTAATGCAAGGGGCGATATAGTTTTTTGGTTAGAAGGTTGAAAGGTTGGAAAGTTGAAAGGTTAGAAGGTTGGAAAGTTGATTTTTTTAAATTTTCTTAAATTGTTATGTGATAATTCTCTTAAATCTCAGTTAATATTAAGGTATACGATGCATTAGTACATCGCTATAGTCTTACAACTTTCAACCTTTCAACTTTCCAATCTTCCAACTTTTCAACCAATCAACTACCGAACAAATCAGCAGTTTCTTTGCCAGGTTTCAGGCCTTTATCTTTGTCTTTTTCGTGTTCTATCTCGGGTAAGGCTTCCTGATAAATTAAACCGAGTTGAGCAGCATGTTCAGCAGCTTCTACCGAGTTATCCACTACCAACATGGGTACGCTGTGGCCTTTTAGTTCTTCCGAAACCGCTACGGCCATTTTTTCCCGGTCGGGCAACTGCACATCGCGGATGTAAATAGCCAGTATGCGCGTCGGAAATTGTTTTACTACTTCGCGGTAAATATTGGCATCTTCCTGGCCGCTGTCGCCGATTAATACAAAGTTTAACTCCGGATAGGTAAGCAATATATTTTGAATCTCTTTAAACTTGTGGCCCATGTGGCTACCTCCCATAAACTTATTTTGCATTAAGCCAAAGTCGCGGAGCAACAAAGGGCCGGCTGGTATTTGGTTTAAATCCAGGAAATCTTTGAGCAAGTCGTATAAATTCCAAGGGCTGCTGGAAACGTAAAAAAAAGGATTATTGCGCTTGCCGTTGCGGCCCAACTGCAACGACCGGTAAAACTCCGAAACCCCAGCAAAAGGCAAGCGTGTGCGTGCATTATTTAAAAAAACCACGCGCGACATACTCAATGCGCTGTACGCACTGGTATGAATAATCGTATCATCAATGTCACTAATTATTCCATATTCGGCATCCGGTGGGGGCACTAGTACTTCAGCGGTAGCCTTAATTCCGGGAGTATAGGGTATTTGCGCTTCTACTAATTCCACTTCAATCTCGTGCCAAACATTATCTAAGGGCAACGGAGTGGGTGGCTCCAGATTAATAACAAAATAACCTTCGCGGTCCGAAATAATTTCGTGCGTCTGGCCTTGAAACTTTACTTGCAAGCGGGCATCCATTACTTCGTCGCTCTCGAACCGCTTGTACATATTCAAGAGGTTATTTAAGATCGTGTCTTTATCACCGGCTTGAGCAATGCCTTTATTTTCTAGCACACGGCCTTTAATATATAGGCGATTGGGGGTGCCGTAGCTGCGGTAAGGCACAATCTGGATTGGGTTAAAGTAATTCAGCCTTTTCCGGAGGCGGTAGGTAAGATCATCAAATTTTTCTTCTACCTGCCCCAGGTAATTTACAAAAGTTGTTTTCCAGTCTGACATGGGTATAAAAAAATCCTGAGAATAAGCTATCTCAGGATTTACGCATGACTAGTAAAAGGGGTTATGTTGCTTACCGCAGGCTATTTTTAAAATCCTGGTAAGTGGTGGCGCCAGAAAGTTGCGTTTTACAGCCATCAGCCGCCGCTTTGTTATTAATTGCTTGTACCCGGTTACCTGGGTCGGGGTGCGTGCTCAAAAACTCCGGCGTACGCCCTTGTTGTTCTTCTTTTAAGATTTTTTCAAAAAAACCAGCGGCTCCATTGCACGCGTAATAATTGGTACCACCTAAATAAACCACCGAATATTTATCGGCTTCGGTTTCGGCGTTGCGGTCGAATTTAAGAGTGGCTAAACTGGTAGCAATTTGGGTTAAAGTGCCCGGATTATTACCTAAAGCGACTGATAAAAGTATAGATAAACCATACTGCCGTTGTAATTGCTTGGTAGAGTGGCGCTGATCGGCATGGGCTATTTCGTGGCCCAGCACGCCGGCAAACTGGTCTTCGTTATCCAGGTATTTAATTAATCCGGAAAAAACGTAAATATGCCCGCCGGGCGTGGCAAATGCATTTAGTACATTGTCGTCTTTAATAATTTTGGTATCCCAGACAAACTCATCGCGGTAGCTAACCTTGCCGGAACTTAAAATACGGTTTACAATGCGGTTTAAATGATCGTAGGCGGCTTTGTTAGCCGGATTGGCCGGATCGAGTAACTGACCTTTAGCCCGGTAAGTAGAATCTACCTCTTGCGACACCTGGGCACCTAAACGCATATCATCTTCAATCGAAAAAATTAAGCGGTCGCCGTTTTTATCTTCGGCACAGCCACTTACCACTAAACCAGCCACCAGGCAACCGAAAAAAGAACATTTTTTAAAAAATTGAATCATGATTGAAAGCAAAATGAAAGTTGAATCATAAGCACAGCTTATTTTATAATTAAAAAATTGTGCCACTTTTAGGAGCAAACGTTTATGTTTCTGCGGCCTTTTGCGTTGTAAAAAAAACTAATTTTAAAAAATAAGTTTCTTGAATGTTGTATCACCACTATGTCAACACTAAGGGTTAGGTTACATTTTATTTTGCAAACTCAGGTAAATCGATTTCCAGAATACGCCTAAAAGCAACAGAACCAGAACGGTGCTGGTTAACATGGCCGAAGAAACCAAAAAATAAACGTTGCGTGATGGATTAGCCAAGGCATCCGGGAAAATGTAGTTTTGTTCTTGCGTTAAAGCTTGAGAAGTAAGCCAGCCCAACCAAAATACAAACGTAAAGCTGGCTACTAAGGCTAATATAAAAGCCAGCGTATGCGCCCGATTTAAGAAATGCCCCAAGCCAAAACTCAACACGCCGGCCAGAATGCCGGGTACCAGTACCGGTTGCGAAAACGAACCCATATAATAATAGGCTA
The sequence above is a segment of the Adhaeribacter swui genome. Coding sequences within it:
- a CDS encoding App1 family protein, producing MSDWKTTFVNYLGQVEEKFDDLTYRLRKRLNYFNPIQIVPYRSYGTPNRLYIKGRVLENKGIAQAGDKDTILNNLLNMYKRFESDEVMDARLQVKFQGQTHEIISDREGYFVINLEPPTPLPLDNVWHEIEVELVEAQIPYTPGIKATAEVLVPPPDAEYGIISDIDDTIIHTSAYSALSMSRVVFLNNARTRLPFAGVSEFYRSLQLGRNGKRNNPFFYVSSSPWNLYDLLKDFLDLNQIPAGPLLLRDFGLMQNKFMGGSHMGHKFKEIQNILLTYPELNFVLIGDSGQEDANIYREVVKQFPTRILAIYIRDVQLPDREKMAVAVSEELKGHSVPMLVVDNSVEAAEHAAQLGLIYQEALPEIEHEKDKDKGLKPGKETADLFGS
- a CDS encoding M48 family metalloprotease produces the protein MIQFFKKCSFFGCLVAGLVVSGCAEDKNGDRLIFSIEDDMRLGAQVSQEVDSTYRAKGQLLDPANPANKAAYDHLNRIVNRILSSGKVSYRDEFVWDTKIIKDDNVLNAFATPGGHIYVFSGLIKYLDNEDQFAGVLGHEIAHADQRHSTKQLQRQYGLSILLSVALGNNPGTLTQIATSLATLKFDRNAETEADKYSVVYLGGTNYYACNGAAGFFEKILKEEQQGRTPEFLSTHPDPGNRVQAINNKAAADGCKTQLSGATTYQDFKNSLR
- the mtgA gene encoding monofunctional biosynthetic peptidoglycan transglycosylase — translated: MALNFKIFRDLVFKLILILFALSILWVLVYKWFTPPVTLHMIERRAKAAQAKKANPRIRYNFVNLEDVAPNVPLAIMAAEDQLFMTHDGFDYKAMKGAFQKNQKSKKIVGGSTISQQVAKNVFLWHGRSYIRKLVEAYFTMLIEIFWSKHRIMEVYINIAETGDQVFGVEAAAQKYFNTSAKNLTASQAALIASVLPNPIRFSVKNPSAFTLKKRRVILRNMRQMGGTTSVKLLMQGAI